Below is a genomic region from candidate division KSB1 bacterium.
TTTTGCTCACTTCCACCACCAGCACGCCGCTTTTTTCTTCGACCTTGAAATAGGGCGCGAGATCCTTGTTCAAATTCTGCACCTGCACGCCGAGTTGCGGCCGGTTGCTCCACACCTTGATGTTGGGTCTTGGCCTGCTCCAGTTAAAACTCCGCGATACCTCATCGCGTGGTCGCGCGCCGATGGTCACTTCCAGTTCGCGCTCTTCGCCGTCGCGAAAAACTTTGACTTTCACTTTCTTGTCCGGCGGTGTGTTGCGAACGAGCCGCGTAAAATCATCAGCTTTTTCAACGGCCTTGCCGTCGAACGCCAACAACACGTCATCTTCTTTTAGATTCGCTTCATCAGCCGGACTATTCTCCACGACGCCGGTAATCAACAGGCCGGTGCGATTGCCCAATTTCAGCGCGTCGCGGCGCGAGGGCGTCAATTCCTGCACACTCACGCCGAGCCAGCCTTTTTTCGTTTTTTCAACAGCGTTGCCGTCGCGCCAGTTCAGAAACAGCAAACCGCCGGAGATGGCCAAAAACGCCACGGCTGCCGTAATCCGATTCGATAAAAACTTTTTGCGCATCGAAAACCTCCAAGTTAATGGTGAGAAATCCTCGCGTTTAGAAATTTATCGGACATTATTCGTTCATGTCGCGGTTCACAGCGGCAATTCGATTTTTAAGACTGTCTCGCCTGACAAAAAGTTTTGTATCTCGGAAATTTGTTCGTATATTGATTTAAACGGAACATTGAGGCAACCGTCTATCTATTTGTAGGCTGCGGTTTTGAGTATGCAAAACCAAGGCATACCGGAGGCAGCAGTTCATTTGATTTTATTCCCCAGCGAGGCATGAGCAGACCAGTCGCACTCACGATGCAGTTGGCAGCAGATTCAGCGGAACGTTACGCCGAATTGTCGCAAATCGAGTTGATTACCCGCGCCCAGCAGGGCGACGAGCTCGCGTTTGAAGCGCTCTACCGCCGCTTTGCGCGAACCGTCTACACCGTGGCGCATCACATGCTCGGCAATCATCACGACGCCGACGAGATTTTGCAGGAAGCGTTCATCCGGATTTTTAAAAACTTGTCGCGCTTGCGCAGCCCGCAGGCGTTCACCTCGTGGGTCTATCAGATCACGGTGAACTTGTGCATGGATTTTCGCAAAGTGCGCACGCGCAGCCGGTGGGAACCGCTGGAAGGCAATGGCCGCCGCGGCGAGGAAGAACGGCATTCGCACTTTGAACTGGCGACCGCGAAATGGGTGCGCAATCCGGAGCAAGTTCTCGAAAACAAGGAATTGCTGGCGCACATCACCACCGCCATCGAGACGCTGCCCGAGCAGCAAAAAGCGGTGATCTTGCTGCACGAAGTGGAAGGCGTTTCCAAAAAAATGATTTCGGAGATCCTCGACTGCTCGCTGGTCACCGTCCGCACGAATTTGCATCATGCCCGAAAAAAGCTGCGCCGGAAATTGTTGAAGTATCTCAACGCGTGATGTGCAAATTTTGCTGCACGGCTTGAATCACAACCACACGCATTGAAAATTTTTTGAATCCATGAGAGAAAATATATGAATTGCTTCGAAATCGAAGAGTACCTGCTCGATTACCTCGATAACGAGCTGGCCGGTTCGATGCAGCAGGTAGTGGCGGAGCATTTGCAGATGTGTTTGTCTTGCCGTAAAGAGGTGGAAAATTATCGCAAGACGACGATGCTGCTGCAATTGCGCGCCGTGCCGGAACCGGCACCGGCGTACTGGGACGCCACTTGGGAAAAAATTCGCGCCGGCTTCAAAGCACGAGTTTTGCCGATGGCCGGCAAGCCGCTGCCTTCACCGTCGCGCTGGCTCTGGTTGCAACGCGTGAATTGGCGGCCGTTGGTCGGCGCCGCCGCCATGTTCTTGCTCATTCTCACTGCCGCCATCTGGTCATGGCAGAAGCGCTCGCGCGAATTGTCCGCGCAGCAGGCGATGGCGCGCATTTATTTGAATCAGGCTTCGAACCCGGCGCTCTGGCGCGATGACAATTTCCCGGATGACATGAGCCGCCAGATCGAATTGATTACCGCCAGCCGCGCCGCTTTTGGCTCCATCGATCCGATCTCCAAAAGCGTCACGCTGGTGCGGCTGGAGGCGAATAATAAATGACACACCGATTTGTTCGATGAATATGGAATGGAGATCGTTGATAAATTGAAGATGTTATCATGTCGCTATCAGCGCCTGTTCGTGGGATTGCTTCTTTTGCTTTCTGGCTGTAGCGAAAATCAGTCAACTAAAGAAGTGCTGCTGGAATTTAAGCAGCAGCCCGATGAGAAATTTGTGTATCATGTTGCCGACAGCGTGGAATGGGAGATTGAAGACGCCGAAAAAAACCGCTACACCTTTCAGCATCTGCAAAATCAGCGATGCGAGATGGTGATCGAATCGCTCGATTCGGCGATGGTGCGCGCTTTGACGATGTCCTTTGTGGTGACAAAAGACACGATGCTGAATGCCCCGGAGTTTGTAATAAAAAAAAGACGCCGTCGCTTGATGGCCGGCTGGCAATTTGGCTTCAAACTGCGCATGCGCCAGAACGGCGAAATCGTCAAGGTGCTCACGGATGATCCCAAGTCGGCTTTTGATTTTGATCGGATGTACAAACCGAGCCAGCCGGTTTTTCCGGAGCGTGCCATTTCACCCGGCTACTCCTGGTCACAGAATTTTCCGATTGAAGTGCCGCGCGGCAACCCCACCGTGGCGACAACGAAGTATCAGTTGAACAGCTTCGCCAGACTCGACCGCTTTGATTGCGCTGTGATCGATTTCAAAGGCGGGCTTGAATATGAAGAATGCTACAAACCGCCGGAAAACAAGCCGGCGGGATTTCTGCTCAAAAAATATCTTTCGCAGGTCACCAGCGAAGGGCGGATTTTTTTTGCTTATCGTGAAGGTTTCATGGTCAAGCGGGTTAATTTGATTACCTCCACTGTGCGGACGACGACGTACACCAAAGACAAGACGGAGCGGCAATCACAAACGATTTTTAAAGACCATGAAACCATTACCCTGACCGCCATTCATCGCCTCGGCCAGGAAAGCA
It encodes:
- a CDS encoding PDZ domain-containing protein translates to MRKKFLSNRITAAVAFLAISGGLLFLNWRDGNAVEKTKKGWLGVSVQELTPSRRDALKLGNRTGLLITGVVENSPADEANLKEDDVLLAFDGKAVEKADDFTRLVRNTPPDKKVKVKVFRDGEERELEVTIGARPRDEVSRSFNWSRPRPNIKVWSNRPQLGVQVQNLNKDLAPYFKVEEKSGVLVVEVSKNTPAEKAGLKAGDVITRIGDEKITDADDLVQALRDYEAGDKVSIEYVRQGKSATAQAELEEDGSHGFQFFTPDRHRIVIPERSKIRIQRFNDGEGGELEILMPDIERHLDGIEKIFIERDMQNQLRKELQRLPEKLNVNDFRTI
- a CDS encoding sigma-70 family RNA polymerase sigma factor, giving the protein MSRPVALTMQLAADSAERYAELSQIELITRAQQGDELAFEALYRRFARTVYTVAHHMLGNHHDADEILQEAFIRIFKNLSRLRSPQAFTSWVYQITVNLCMDFRKVRTRSRWEPLEGNGRRGEEERHSHFELATAKWVRNPEQVLENKELLAHITTAIETLPEQQKAVILLHEVEGVSKKMISEILDCSLVTVRTNLHHARKKLRRKLLKYLNA
- a CDS encoding zf-HC2 domain-containing protein, with product MNCFEIEEYLLDYLDNELAGSMQQVVAEHLQMCLSCRKEVENYRKTTMLLQLRAVPEPAPAYWDATWEKIRAGFKARVLPMAGKPLPSPSRWLWLQRVNWRPLVGAAAMFLLILTAAIWSWQKRSRELSAQQAMARIYLNQASNPALWRDDNFPDDMSRQIELITASRAAFGSIDPISKSVTLVRLEANNK